Proteins co-encoded in one Saprospira grandis genomic window:
- a CDS encoding patatin-like phospholipase family protein, translating into MMSKTLRLGFIMGGGVSLGSFSSAALCESIKQLLVYAEYEDTAGQKRPYARIEIDVLTGSSAGAISLGIMLRGLASPRDQYQFLGYNSYPHFRQELQQELLGQFGEAAYKMMGEQPEKFEDLLAIQGVQKLQEHIWAKEVNLGELLAQNKEKVKTQAGLLDRSYIDEMGHRYFGFPQQQPVVSQRRLLAPRVLFACTLSNLQALNLQGSQKGSPFGSALNDAEVYKSHAELRCFDLNFGEVKEEFFHHYPIPWRQFHLGPAYCYENKGQQKEMGSLLNMAYWQELSASCIASAAFPLAFEPVRLRRYRHELQDRWPEALAAEDSHIFTYVDGGMFNNEPIREAMRLGSYLDQLHKGGPDYDRLMLFVDPIVGEIKEDFQEGSTQVLGLQRSWLTGRAKWGARSPLARIGDKLPKLVSALLHESQQGEWRKIKAVVDRFEERKKLRQYQKLQYSGKQLPPQERQVLRQFIEEELAQLRQGLYLPPAYLQLSQELSRILSEEQAFFADKLPWQDAQALWDSLYAYVEEQKIKAEEQAAWDLALSFLGLDLGLGLLAKEQKAKIVGIAPFDFYHSEKEPYGLLQLPGLGLSGFAGFASEAASRYEARYAAYCSFRILRELGYSSAPADLMQRPPAFSLAQFDQPLLNGVREALLQRFSQLVPSEYKRALPFLEGFLSDSLDRFIEQNIGPKRKCIHIELRLHLAKDTYCLRGYDEEGQFKKNQLNPKNWAGREYIITKVDYYPELQTWSGPNLGPDNRLWLDRIRLFNEQEFMPLPLPEIPEGHPAYLRAYPVFELDLRTETEIGVGRAISAEEWQLLPDPKSLDTPEY; encoded by the coding sequence CGCATTGAAATTGATGTACTCACGGGCTCTAGTGCGGGGGCCATTAGTTTGGGAATTATGCTTAGGGGGCTGGCCAGCCCTAGAGATCAATATCAGTTTTTGGGCTATAACTCCTACCCTCATTTTAGGCAAGAATTGCAGCAAGAACTGCTGGGTCAATTTGGGGAGGCCGCCTATAAAATGATGGGCGAGCAGCCTGAAAAGTTTGAGGATTTACTGGCCATTCAGGGCGTTCAGAAGCTACAAGAGCACATCTGGGCCAAGGAGGTCAACTTAGGCGAACTCTTGGCTCAGAACAAAGAAAAAGTAAAGACGCAGGCTGGTTTATTGGACCGCAGTTATATAGATGAAATGGGGCATCGCTACTTTGGTTTTCCGCAGCAGCAGCCCGTAGTCAGTCAGCGGCGGCTGTTGGCCCCAAGGGTTCTTTTTGCCTGTACCCTAAGTAATTTGCAGGCCCTCAACTTGCAAGGCAGTCAAAAGGGATCGCCTTTTGGCTCGGCCCTCAATGATGCCGAAGTCTATAAATCTCATGCAGAACTGCGTTGTTTTGACCTCAACTTTGGGGAGGTCAAAGAGGAGTTTTTCCACCACTACCCTATTCCCTGGCGGCAATTTCATTTGGGGCCAGCCTACTGCTATGAAAACAAGGGGCAACAAAAAGAAATGGGCAGTTTGCTCAATATGGCCTATTGGCAAGAGCTCTCGGCTAGTTGTATTGCCTCGGCGGCTTTTCCCTTGGCTTTTGAGCCTGTTCGCCTTCGTCGGTATCGGCATGAATTGCAGGACCGCTGGCCGGAAGCCTTGGCGGCAGAAGACAGCCATATTTTTACCTATGTAGATGGTGGAATGTTTAATAATGAGCCGATTCGAGAGGCCATGCGGCTGGGCAGTTATTTGGACCAGCTGCATAAGGGCGGGCCAGATTACGACCGCTTGATGCTTTTTGTCGATCCTATTGTAGGCGAAATTAAGGAGGATTTTCAGGAGGGCTCTACTCAGGTATTGGGGCTGCAGCGTTCTTGGTTGACTGGTCGAGCCAAATGGGGCGCGCGTTCGCCTTTGGCCCGAATTGGCGACAAATTGCCCAAGTTAGTCTCGGCCCTTTTGCATGAATCTCAGCAGGGAGAATGGCGAAAAATCAAGGCGGTGGTGGATCGTTTTGAGGAGCGCAAAAAGCTCCGACAGTATCAAAAACTACAGTATTCGGGCAAGCAGCTTCCGCCTCAAGAGCGGCAGGTCTTGCGGCAGTTTATAGAAGAAGAATTGGCCCAATTGCGTCAGGGGCTCTACCTGCCGCCGGCCTATTTGCAACTGAGCCAAGAGCTCAGCCGAATTCTAAGTGAGGAGCAAGCCTTTTTTGCCGATAAATTGCCCTGGCAAGATGCGCAGGCGCTTTGGGACAGCCTTTATGCCTATGTAGAGGAGCAAAAAATCAAGGCGGAAGAACAGGCCGCTTGGGACCTTGCGCTAAGCTTTTTGGGCCTAGATTTAGGGCTGGGCTTGCTGGCCAAAGAACAAAAGGCCAAAATTGTGGGCATTGCCCCCTTTGACTTTTACCACTCGGAAAAAGAGCCCTATGGCCTGCTTCAGCTGCCCGGTTTGGGCCTTTCGGGTTTTGCGGGCTTTGCCTCGGAGGCGGCTAGTCGCTATGAGGCCCGTTATGCGGCCTACTGCAGCTTTAGAATTTTGAGAGAACTGGGCTATAGCAGCGCCCCCGCGGATCTGATGCAGCGGCCGCCAGCCTTCTCTTTAGCACAATTTGACCAGCCCTTGCTCAATGGGGTTCGAGAGGCCTTGCTGCAGCGTTTTTCGCAGCTGGTGCCTTCAGAATATAAGCGGGCGCTGCCTTTTTTAGAGGGCTTTTTATCGGATAGTTTGGATCGTTTTATTGAGCAGAATATTGGTCCAAAACGCAAGTGCATCCATATCGAGTTGCGCCTACATTTGGCCAAGGATACCTACTGTTTGCGGGGCTATGATGAGGAGGGGCAGTTTAAGAAAAACCAGCTCAATCCTAAAAACTGGGCTGGCCGAGAATATATCATCACTAAGGTCGACTACTACCCGGAGCTTCAGACTTGGTCGGGCCCCAATTTAGGTCCCGATAATCGCCTTTGGCTAGACCGCATTCGTCTCTTTAATGAGCAAGAATTTATGCCCTTGCCCTTGCCCGAAATTCCCGAGGGGCATCCGGCCTATCTGCGGGCCTATCCCGTTTTTGAGCTAGATTTGCGCACAGAAACTGAAATTGGCGTTGGCCGAGCCATTAGCGCCGAGGAATGGCAACTCTTGCCCGATCCCAAAAGTCTAGATACTCCAGAATATTAG
- a CDS encoding leucine-rich repeat domain-containing protein: protein MNQTIGLCLGLLLLALPSFAQQYLLSDKELEQTQIYRNLDEALANPEFVYILDLRSQGITDLPKEISKLYKLQRLYLQNNNLHKLPASVAKLENLQLLQLEKNQLTDIPKIVGKLANLEELRLRYNSIKDISKYLGKLTKLRVLDLRDNQIKRLPETLGQLEKLEELQLGYNSIQRLPKSMGQLQSLYYLDLAGNPLYQIPMDLYRNEKITHLNLGYCQALHPVFVAEWACYLPALEELHWEGCNFEKLSEKERFEVPKLKRLYLSQSRGANLPSFFLRLGELEELELDEGQFKTLDFSQAQLPNLQRLSLKKGLLEELPKNIETLKSLKNLNLEENAIVAFSADLAQLSALQTLSLQKNKIETIPNNLDQLVNLRLLELQGNPIKELPSCLGNMPQLSGLYLNNTEIPLEDIQALKELLPYTAIQY from the coding sequence ATGAATCAAACTATTGGTCTTTGTTTGGGCCTGCTACTTTTGGCCCTTCCCAGCTTCGCACAACAATATTTATTATCTGATAAAGAGCTGGAGCAAACACAAATTTACCGCAATCTAGATGAGGCCCTAGCCAACCCCGAGTTTGTCTATATATTAGATCTTCGCTCTCAGGGAATTACCGATCTGCCCAAAGAAATTAGTAAGCTCTATAAACTCCAACGCCTATATCTGCAAAATAATAATCTTCATAAGTTGCCCGCCTCGGTGGCCAAACTCGAAAATTTGCAGCTCTTGCAGTTGGAGAAAAATCAACTGACAGATATTCCAAAAATTGTAGGCAAACTCGCCAACTTAGAAGAGCTGCGCCTGCGCTACAATAGCATCAAAGATATTTCTAAGTATTTGGGCAAATTGACTAAACTTAGAGTGCTGGACCTTAGAGATAACCAAATTAAACGTTTGCCCGAAACCCTGGGCCAATTAGAAAAATTAGAGGAGCTCCAGCTAGGCTATAATAGTATCCAACGGCTGCCCAAAAGTATGGGCCAACTACAGTCCCTCTATTATCTAGATTTGGCCGGCAATCCGCTTTACCAAATCCCTATGGACCTCTACCGAAATGAAAAAATTACGCATCTCAATTTGGGCTATTGCCAAGCTTTACACCCCGTTTTTGTAGCCGAATGGGCCTGTTATCTGCCCGCCCTAGAAGAACTACATTGGGAGGGCTGCAATTTTGAAAAGCTCTCAGAAAAAGAACGCTTCGAGGTGCCTAAACTAAAACGCTTGTACCTCAGTCAGTCTAGAGGGGCCAACTTGCCTTCTTTCTTTTTGCGCCTGGGCGAACTAGAAGAACTAGAGCTAGATGAGGGCCAATTTAAAACCCTCGATTTTTCTCAGGCCCAACTCCCCAATCTCCAAAGGCTTTCTCTCAAAAAGGGCCTGCTCGAAGAGCTGCCCAAAAATATTGAAACACTGAAGAGCTTGAAAAATCTTAATCTAGAGGAAAATGCCATTGTGGCCTTTTCTGCAGATTTGGCCCAATTAAGCGCCCTGCAAACGCTCTCTCTGCAAAAGAATAAAATAGAAACCATTCCCAATAATCTCGACCAATTGGTCAATTTGCGCCTGCTCGAGTTACAGGGCAATCCCATTAAAGAATTGCCAAGCTGCCTAGGCAATATGCCGCAGCTTTCTGGCCTTTATCTCAATAATACCGAAATTCCCCTAGAAGATATTCAAGCCCTAAAAGAGCTCTTGCCTTATACGGCTATTCAGTATTAG
- a CDS encoding aminopeptidase P N-terminal domain-containing protein — MMKRYQDIPAALFQLNRQRFMQKMKPNSIAIFHAADLLPRNGDCFFPFRQDSDLFYLSGLDQEEVVLVLYPNCPKGKAFEEVIFTKKTSEYIKIWEGYKYSKEDAAQTSGVSTVAWLESMPAMLNEMILLADTIYVNGNENDRAASEVPNRNQRKALELKHQYSGHEFLRAQPILKELRMQKTEEEVKLMRAACEITNRAFRRVLQTTRPGLKEYEVEAEIMHEFIRSGASGHTYSPIIASGPAACILHYNDNNAILQDGDLMLMDFGAEYGNYAADLSRTIPVNGRFTERQKAVYEAVLRVKNEAQQLLRPGNNLTDYHQEVGHIMELELIGLGLISQEEVAQQNPAMPAYKKYFMHGTSHHIGLDVHDLANRYVEFKEGMVFTCEPGIYIPEEGLGVRIEDDLLITANGVDNLMGQIPIEVEEIESLMNA, encoded by the coding sequence ATGATGAAACGATACCAAGATATTCCCGCTGCGCTTTTTCAATTGAATCGGCAGCGATTTATGCAAAAAATGAAGCCCAACAGCATTGCGATTTTCCATGCGGCAGACCTATTGCCACGTAATGGGGACTGTTTTTTTCCTTTTCGGCAAGACAGCGACCTTTTTTATCTTTCTGGTTTAGATCAGGAGGAGGTCGTCTTGGTACTTTACCCCAATTGCCCCAAAGGGAAAGCATTTGAGGAGGTAATTTTTACGAAAAAGACCAGTGAATATATTAAAATTTGGGAAGGTTATAAATACAGCAAAGAGGATGCGGCCCAGACCTCTGGGGTATCTACGGTGGCTTGGTTAGAGAGTATGCCGGCCATGCTCAATGAGATGATTTTGTTGGCCGATACGATTTATGTTAATGGCAATGAGAATGATCGGGCCGCTTCGGAGGTGCCTAACCGCAACCAGCGCAAGGCCTTGGAATTGAAGCATCAGTATTCGGGGCATGAGTTTTTGCGTGCTCAGCCTATTTTGAAGGAACTGCGGATGCAGAAAACGGAGGAAGAGGTTAAATTGATGCGGGCGGCTTGTGAAATTACAAATCGGGCCTTTCGCAGAGTATTGCAAACGACTCGTCCGGGCCTAAAAGAGTATGAAGTAGAGGCCGAGATCATGCATGAATTTATTCGCTCTGGGGCTTCTGGGCATACTTATTCGCCTATTATTGCTTCGGGGCCAGCGGCTTGTATTTTGCATTATAATGACAACAATGCCATTTTGCAGGATGGCGATTTGATGTTGATGGATTTTGGGGCGGAATATGGCAATTATGCGGCTGATTTATCGCGTACGATTCCGGTAAATGGTCGGTTTACAGAGCGCCAGAAGGCGGTTTATGAGGCGGTTTTGCGGGTAAAAAATGAGGCACAGCAATTGCTTCGTCCGGGCAACAACTTGACCGATTACCATCAGGAAGTGGGGCATATTATGGAGCTAGAGCTCATTGGTTTGGGTTTGATTAGCCAAGAAGAAGTGGCCCAGCAAAACCCGGCCATGCCTGCTTATAAGAAATATTTTATGCATGGCACCTCGCATCACATTGGCTTGGATGTGCATGATTTGGCCAACCGCTATGTTGAATTTAAGGAGGGGATGGTCTTTACTTGCGAGCCCGGTATTTATATCCCTGAAGAGGGCTTGGGCGTGCGCATTGAGGATGATTTGCTCATCACGGCAAATGGGGTGGATAACCTCATGGGGCAAATTCCGATTGAGGTGGAAGAAATCGAAAGCTTGATGAATGCTTAA
- a CDS encoding restriction endonuclease, translated as MSAKLWKLYEEKIHQELSLVYKNCDFFFDDRIFGKYSRVDRQIDISIRGNLGGEKILGVVDCKYFSKRIDVKIVESFLGMIEDVKANFGLIITNKGYSEAAKNRVSMKNLNVEILDFDSMGNVTITLDYLFNKHIKSLDLSKYEFFNRCSQNWALFDREKSSYEKRSLVFRAGHANTEYYAYKKIIKASARCFRDFNDLTRIRVEIPVVKDTEEALIYYSEISRRELEDFLELNFESLKEDIELWRTNFISNSRYTKASIYEFAEKYIQSKK; from the coding sequence ATGAGTGCGAAGCTATGGAAGCTATATGAAGAGAAAATTCATCAAGAGTTGAGTCTGGTGTATAAAAACTGTGACTTCTTTTTTGACGATAGAATTTTTGGGAAATATAGTAGAGTTGATAGACAAATTGATATTTCAATTAGAGGAAACCTTGGCGGAGAAAAAATTTTGGGGGTAGTTGATTGCAAGTATTTCTCTAAAAGAATAGATGTGAAAATCGTTGAATCATTCTTGGGGATGATAGAGGATGTTAAGGCTAATTTTGGTCTTATCATCACTAATAAAGGGTATAGCGAAGCTGCAAAAAACAGAGTTTCAATGAAAAATTTAAACGTTGAAATTCTAGATTTCGACTCTATGGGAAATGTAACAATAACATTAGATTACTTATTTAACAAGCATATTAAAAGCTTAGACCTCTCAAAGTACGAGTTCTTTAATAGATGTAGCCAGAATTGGGCGCTCTTTGATCGAGAAAAATCTAGTTATGAAAAAAGGAGTCTTGTATTTAGAGCAGGACATGCTAATACAGAATATTACGCGTATAAAAAAATAATAAAGGCTTCAGCAAGGTGCTTTAGAGATTTCAATGATTTGACTAGAATTAGAGTTGAAATCCCTGTGGTAAAAGATACAGAGGAAGCCTTAATCTATTATTCTGAAATAAGCAGAAGGGAGTTAGAAGATTTCTTAGAGTTAAATTTTGAATCTCTTAAAGAGGATATAGAACTATGGCGAACTAATTTTATTTCTAATAGCCGATATACAAAGGCATCTATATATGAATTTGCTGAAAAATATATTCAGTCAAAAAAATAA
- a CDS encoding sensor histidine kinase has protein sequence MLFLAPKNPTPQLLAFLTALQASLPALIGLITLKLLLPSLLSWWALLPAFLIFLGTGYYASHRALRKFIYNKVKLIYKSIHSLKAPKSSKPLNIDMRNHIIDRVEKEVTEWAKDWTQEIRYLKKMEQYRREFIDNVSHELKTPIFNMQGYLYTLADGGLEDEMIRDKYLQRAIDNVERIAEIVQELNQISKFESSAVELEMQPFDIQELAQEVVESMEISAEKKQIDLRFKDTAKKPYIVQADREMIRQVLVNLVSNSIKYGRPKGHTLIGFYDLDQNVLIEISDTGKGIAQEHLPRLFERFYRVDKGRSRHEGGTGLGLSIVKHIVEAHQQTINVRSRLGVGSTFGFTLAKYKG, from the coding sequence ATGTTATTTTTGGCGCCTAAAAATCCTACGCCCCAATTATTGGCCTTTCTTACGGCCCTACAAGCCAGTTTGCCGGCCTTAATTGGCTTGATTACGCTCAAGTTATTACTGCCTAGCTTACTTAGTTGGTGGGCACTTTTGCCCGCCTTCCTGATCTTTTTGGGCACAGGATACTATGCTAGCCATCGGGCTTTGCGCAAGTTTATCTACAACAAAGTGAAGCTGATTTATAAGTCGATTCACAGCCTAAAGGCCCCTAAATCAAGCAAGCCGCTCAATATTGATATGCGCAATCATATTATTGACCGAGTAGAAAAAGAGGTGACCGAATGGGCCAAAGACTGGACCCAAGAGATTCGCTACCTCAAAAAAATGGAGCAGTACCGCCGAGAGTTTATTGATAATGTTTCGCATGAACTCAAAACGCCTATCTTTAATATGCAGGGCTATTTGTATACCTTAGCCGATGGCGGTTTGGAGGATGAAATGATCCGAGATAAGTATTTACAACGGGCCATTGATAATGTAGAGCGCATTGCAGAGATTGTCCAAGAGCTCAATCAGATTTCTAAATTTGAGTCTAGTGCGGTAGAGCTAGAAATGCAGCCTTTTGATATTCAGGAGTTGGCCCAAGAGGTGGTGGAAAGCATGGAGATTAGCGCAGAGAAAAAGCAGATTGATTTGCGCTTCAAGGACACGGCCAAAAAACCTTATATTGTACAAGCCGACCGCGAGATGATTCGGCAGGTTTTGGTCAATTTGGTCTCCAATTCGATCAAATATGGCCGCCCAAAAGGCCATACCCTCATTGGTTTTTACGATTTGGACCAAAATGTCCTGATCGAGATTTCCGATACGGGCAAGGGCATTGCCCAAGAGCATCTGCCCCGCCTTTTTGAGCGCTTTTATCGGGTAGACAAAGGCCGCTCTCGACATGAGGGGGGCACTGGTCTGGGCCTTTCTATCGTTAAGCATATTGTGGAGGCGCATCAACAGACGATAAATGTGCGCAGCCGCCTAGGCGTGGGCTCCACTTTTGGCTTTACTTTGGCCAAATATAAGGGCTAG
- a CDS encoding methyltransferase RsmF C-terminal domain-like protein yields MQLPEDFCQLMQEQLPAADWANLQAGLEAEEKPLSLRQNPYKRTNLPWAEQLQPLPWSADAYYLLERPNFALDPLWHAGAYYVQEASSMLLAQVIRQHLPQKENLAALDLSAAPGGKTTLLAAQLPADALLLANEVVKSRAHILAENLQKWGRPNVWISCNRPADFKDLKHCFDFILVDAPCSGEGMFRKLPASRGEWSLANMQHCASRQNEILDQIIGCLAPEGVLVYSTCTFNRHENEEQIERLLAEREDLELLRLALDENWGFIESNLGYRAYPGRVSGEGFFLSVIRRKAGRAKKLKAPKKPAFKAVKELDDWAKKLDVAWGLDFWSRGEEILAFPKAHKKLGEQLAQSLYLLQAGANLLEQKGPKYRPLASSGQSLAWAKSAFPSIELEKEAALNYLRGEVLSLENMPKAWFQLHYQGLPLGWAKGLAGGRMNNYYPKHWRLRQR; encoded by the coding sequence ATGCAGTTACCAGAGGACTTTTGTCAGTTGATGCAGGAGCAATTGCCTGCGGCGGATTGGGCCAATTTGCAGGCGGGGCTAGAAGCCGAGGAAAAGCCGCTTTCTCTGCGGCAAAACCCGTATAAAAGGACCAATTTGCCTTGGGCCGAGCAGTTGCAGCCCCTGCCTTGGTCTGCCGATGCCTATTATTTGTTGGAGCGGCCAAATTTTGCCCTAGATCCGCTTTGGCATGCGGGAGCCTATTATGTGCAAGAGGCCTCTTCGATGCTGTTGGCGCAGGTGATTCGGCAGCATTTGCCGCAAAAAGAAAATCTGGCGGCCCTAGATTTATCGGCAGCGCCGGGTGGAAAAACGACTTTATTGGCCGCTCAACTGCCTGCTGATGCCTTATTATTGGCCAATGAGGTGGTAAAATCTAGAGCCCATATTTTGGCCGAAAACCTACAGAAATGGGGCCGGCCAAATGTTTGGATTTCTTGTAATCGCCCAGCTGATTTTAAGGACCTAAAGCATTGTTTTGACTTTATTTTGGTGGATGCGCCCTGTTCTGGAGAGGGGATGTTTAGAAAATTGCCGGCTAGTCGAGGCGAGTGGTCTTTGGCCAATATGCAGCATTGTGCGAGTCGACAAAATGAGATTTTGGACCAAATTATTGGCTGTTTGGCGCCGGAAGGGGTTTTGGTGTATAGCACTTGCACCTTTAACCGACATGAAAATGAGGAGCAAATCGAGCGGCTTTTGGCCGAGCGGGAAGATTTGGAGCTATTGCGTTTGGCGCTAGATGAAAACTGGGGTTTTATCGAAAGCAATTTGGGCTATCGGGCCTATCCAGGTCGGGTTTCTGGAGAAGGCTTCTTTTTGTCGGTCATTCGGAGAAAAGCGGGGCGAGCCAAAAAGCTCAAAGCGCCTAAAAAGCCAGCCTTTAAGGCCGTTAAGGAGCTGGATGATTGGGCCAAAAAACTGGATGTGGCTTGGGGCCTAGACTTTTGGTCGAGAGGAGAAGAAATTTTAGCCTTTCCCAAAGCGCATAAAAAACTGGGCGAGCAATTGGCCCAATCCTTATATCTTTTGCAGGCGGGGGCCAACTTATTGGAGCAAAAAGGCCCAAAATATCGGCCATTGGCGAGTAGTGGACAAAGTTTGGCTTGGGCCAAGTCTGCTTTTCCGAGCATAGAGTTAGAAAAAGAAGCGGCCTTAAATTACCTAAGAGGAGAAGTTTTATCCTTAGAAAATATGCCCAAAGCTTGGTTTCAACTCCATTATCAGGGCTTGCCCTTAGGCTGGGCCAAAGGCTTGGCAGGGGGGAGAATGAATAACTATTACCCCAAACATTGGCGGCTCAGACAGCGTTAA
- a CDS encoding KdsC family phosphatase, which produces MSFLNYLSEIKTFIFDVDGVFTNGELLVQEDGRLLRSMNVKDGFAFKLALEKGYEIFIITGGRSEGVWRRFEGLGLPAGNYFAGQHDKLSCMRELIEAERINLDHCLYMGDDLPDYAPMRLVALACCPADAVPEIQAVSQYVSPKKGGLGAVRDVIERVLKVQDQWPQEKITEL; this is translated from the coding sequence ATGAGTTTTCTAAACTACTTATCTGAAATTAAGACCTTCATTTTTGATGTAGATGGCGTTTTTACGAATGGCGAACTGCTGGTGCAAGAAGATGGCCGTTTGCTGCGCAGCATGAACGTTAAAGATGGTTTTGCCTTTAAGCTGGCCCTAGAAAAAGGCTATGAGATTTTTATCATTACGGGCGGCCGTTCTGAGGGCGTTTGGCGCCGTTTTGAGGGTTTGGGCCTGCCTGCTGGCAATTATTTTGCGGGGCAGCACGACAAACTTTCTTGTATGCGAGAGCTGATTGAGGCCGAGCGCATCAATTTGGACCACTGTTTATATATGGGCGATGATTTGCCAGATTATGCGCCTATGCGCTTGGTGGCTTTGGCTTGCTGCCCAGCCGATGCCGTGCCTGAAATTCAGGCCGTTAGCCAATATGTTTCGCCTAAAAAAGGGGGCTTGGGTGCTGTGCGTGACGTCATTGAGCGAGTCTTAAAAGTGCAGGACCAATGGCCGCAGGAAAAAATTACGGAGCTCTAA
- a CDS encoding UbiA family prenyltransferase, whose product MAAGKNYGALIGAFFRLIRWPNLLLLWIGQALFYLLLLRPLGEENWSIYLLYALATVSLAAAGYLINDYYDLEIDRLNERKGPLGQEISIFWGFVHYAWLQLLPLSLAAIYSPSFLLPILLGISFLLWAYSAHLKAWPLLGNLLVAALVLASLGLYYLEALPYLRENRWAKTFFEAYLVFAFGSNLVREIAKDREDLAGDQAKGTFTLAYYLPSWALKSLLFFLLLGSLGTGVGLVWPYFGLFSGYFWGHFLLLAALLFLLIFVLIRAKTKKDWRQLSLLLKIYMALGLAALAWLP is encoded by the coding sequence ATGGCCGCAGGAAAAAATTACGGAGCTCTAATAGGCGCTTTTTTTCGCCTGATTCGCTGGCCCAATCTACTCTTGTTATGGATTGGGCAAGCTTTGTTTTACCTCCTACTTTTGCGCCCCTTAGGCGAAGAAAATTGGTCCATTTATCTACTTTATGCTTTGGCAACAGTTAGTTTGGCCGCTGCAGGCTACCTCATCAACGACTATTATGATTTGGAGATAGATCGTTTGAATGAGCGGAAAGGGCCATTGGGCCAAGAAATTTCTATTTTTTGGGGCTTTGTTCATTATGCTTGGCTACAGCTCTTGCCCTTAAGTTTGGCCGCTATTTATTCTCCAAGCTTTCTTTTGCCCATTTTGCTGGGCATTAGTTTTTTGCTTTGGGCCTATTCTGCTCATCTTAAGGCTTGGCCTTTGCTAGGAAATTTATTGGTGGCGGCTTTAGTCTTGGCGAGTTTGGGCCTCTATTACCTAGAAGCCCTACCCTATTTGCGAGAAAACCGCTGGGCCAAAACCTTTTTTGAGGCCTATTTGGTATTTGCCTTTGGCAGCAATTTGGTCCGAGAAATAGCCAAAGACCGAGAAGATCTAGCAGGCGACCAAGCCAAAGGGACCTTTACCTTAGCCTATTACCTGCCTAGCTGGGCCCTTAAAAGTTTGCTCTTTTTTCTTCTTTTGGGCAGTTTGGGTACAGGAGTGGGTTTAGTTTGGCCTTATTTCGGTTTATTTTCAGGCTATTTTTGGGGTCATTTTTTGTTGCTAGCTGCGCTTTTATTTTTGCTTATTTTTGTCTTAATCCGAGCAAAAACTAAAAAAGATTGGCGCCAACTCAGTCTGTTACTCAAAATATATATGGCCTTAGGCTTAGCGGCCTTGGCTTGGTTGCCATAA
- a CDS encoding NUMOD4 domain-containing protein, translating to MDASQKVTTLPSEVWQKVDFGRPTLHFEYYISNMGRIKSYHKRTTGERLLKGSVDHRGFRRLHIRLADKTYGELALHIFIATHFCEKPSDEFNHAVHVDYDRSNNKWTNIKWLNHDEWREYMQNSPNYKDTRSRKERHYRMSPAKVRLLKSASKRSKLKKRELAEAFAITPMQIYRIERGLNWSHVHPTEEDLAAAKDISLEDLKERVLQLDSEKQRRLAEED from the coding sequence ATGGATGCAAGTCAAAAAGTGACCACACTTCCCAGTGAAGTTTGGCAAAAAGTAGATTTTGGTCGCCCAACTCTACATTTCGAATACTATATCTCTAATATGGGCCGCATTAAGAGCTATCATAAACGCACCACTGGTGAGCGTTTATTGAAAGGTTCTGTAGATCATCGTGGTTTCCGTCGTTTGCATATTCGCTTGGCGGATAAAACCTATGGTGAGTTAGCCCTACATATCTTTATCGCTACTCATTTCTGCGAAAAGCCCTCTGATGAGTTTAATCATGCGGTGCATGTAGATTATGACCGTTCAAATAATAAATGGACCAATATTAAGTGGCTCAACCATGACGAATGGAGAGAGTACATGCAAAATAGTCCTAATTATAAGGATACCCGTAGCCGCAAAGAACGTCACTACCGCATGAGCCCCGCTAAGGTGCGCTTGCTCAAAAGTGCTTCTAAACGCAGCAAACTCAAAAAGAGAGAGTTGGCCGAGGCTTTTGCCATTACGCCTATGCAAATCTATCGTATCGAGCGTGGCCTAAACTGGTCTCATGTTCATCCAACAGAAGAAGATTTGGCTGCGGCTAAGGATATTAGCCTAGAAGATTTAAAAGAGCGTGTACTTCAGCTAGATAGTGAAAAACAACGCCGCCTAGCCGAGGAAGATTAG